From Phragmites australis chromosome 5, lpPhrAust1.1, whole genome shotgun sequence, a single genomic window includes:
- the LOC133919831 gene encoding uncharacterized protein LOC133919831 isoform X1: MGYLPSLGSKAAHFVSDLTTVILNPVSERETSHLPEVDEVQESSENDEDSEHNSDILDGPDTSSFRAFLISFLSSSSSNNDSMEMIPEQNGDMGYPTLTPLGKGSKGRTGLLSRGKHSIGKIINKAARIGGFKQTTAEPKVDRETVNHTESVAPVLEPEESKEVASFSSLPIMSEPSVLLSEMMQSILYASLPVLAQGRNWVLLYSTWRHGISLSTLYRRSMLCPGYSLLVVGDKKGTVFGGLVEAPLQPTSAKKYQGTNNCFVFTNLHNRPVIYRPTGANNYFTMCATDYLALGGGGHFALYLDGDLLSGSSSNSETFNNECLSHSPDFAVKNVELWGFVYPSKYEEMLTLCRTEKQGICRW, from the exons ATGGGGTACCTGCCGTCCCTTGGCAGCAAGGCGGCGCACTTCGTGTCCGACCTCACCACCGTCATCCTCAACCCCGTCTCCGAGCGCGAGACTTCACACCTCCCC GAGGTAGACGAAGTGCAAGAAAGTTCAGAGAATGATGAAGACTCTGAACACAATTCTGACATTCTTGATGGCCCTGACACATCTTCCTTCAGAGCATTCTTGATCTCATTTTTGTCGTCATCTAGCTCTAATAACGATTCAATGGAGATGATTCCTGAGCAGAATGGGGACATGGGATACCCAACTTTAACACCATTGGGGAAGGGAAGCAAGGGAAGGACAGGTCTGCTAAGTAGAGGGAAGCATTCCATTGGAAAAATCATTAACAAGGCTGCTAGGATTGGTGGTTTCAAACAAACTACTGCAGAGCCTAAAGTTGACAGAGAGACAGTAAATCATACTGAATCAGTTGCACCTGTATTGGAGCCTGAGGAATCAAAGGAAGTTGCTTCCTTCAGTAGTTTGCCAATTATGTCGGAACCATCTGTTCTATTGTCAGAAATGATGCAATCGATTCTTTATGCCTCTCTCCCTGTTCTTGCCCAGGGAAGGAACTGGGTCTTGCTATACAG CACATGGAGGCATGGCATATCTTTATCTACTTTATATAGAAGGAGCATGCTTTGCCCTGGTTACTCACTTTTG GTAGTTGGGGATAAAAAAGGGACTGTTTTTGGTGGTTTAGTAGAGGCCCCATTGCAGCCAACCAGTGCCAAGAAGTATCAG GGGACCAATAATTGCTTTGTTTTCACTAATCTGCACAACCGCCCTGTTATATATCGGCCAACCG GTGCAAATAACTATTTCACCATGTGCGCCACCGACTATTTGGCTctcggaggaggaggtcatTTCGCACTTTATCTAGATGGAGACCT TTTGAGTGGTTCAAGTTCCAATTCAGAGACTTTTAACAACGAGTGCTTATCACATTCCCCGGACTTCGCAGTGAAAAATGTTGAG CTGTGGGGCTTCGTCTATCCGTCCAAGTACGAGGAAATGCTTACACTCTGCCGAACTGAGAAGCAGGGAATTTGTCGATGGTGA
- the LOC133919831 gene encoding uncharacterized protein LOC133919831 isoform X2 — MGYLPSLGSKAAHFVSDLTTVILNPVSERETSHLPEVDEVQESSENDEDSEHNSDILDGPDTSSFRAFLISFLSSSSSNNDSMEMIPEQNGDMGYPTLTPLGKGSKGRTGLLSRGKHSIGKIINKAARIGGFKQTTAEPKVDRETVNHTESVAPVLEPEESKEVASFSSLPIMSEPSVLLSEMMQSILYASLPVLAQGRNWVLLYSTWRHGISLSTLYRRSMLCPGYSLLVVGDKKGTVFGGLVEAPLQPTSAKKYQGTNNCFVFTNLHNRPVIYRPTAVGLRLSVQVRGNAYTLPN; from the exons ATGGGGTACCTGCCGTCCCTTGGCAGCAAGGCGGCGCACTTCGTGTCCGACCTCACCACCGTCATCCTCAACCCCGTCTCCGAGCGCGAGACTTCACACCTCCCC GAGGTAGACGAAGTGCAAGAAAGTTCAGAGAATGATGAAGACTCTGAACACAATTCTGACATTCTTGATGGCCCTGACACATCTTCCTTCAGAGCATTCTTGATCTCATTTTTGTCGTCATCTAGCTCTAATAACGATTCAATGGAGATGATTCCTGAGCAGAATGGGGACATGGGATACCCAACTTTAACACCATTGGGGAAGGGAAGCAAGGGAAGGACAGGTCTGCTAAGTAGAGGGAAGCATTCCATTGGAAAAATCATTAACAAGGCTGCTAGGATTGGTGGTTTCAAACAAACTACTGCAGAGCCTAAAGTTGACAGAGAGACAGTAAATCATACTGAATCAGTTGCACCTGTATTGGAGCCTGAGGAATCAAAGGAAGTTGCTTCCTTCAGTAGTTTGCCAATTATGTCGGAACCATCTGTTCTATTGTCAGAAATGATGCAATCGATTCTTTATGCCTCTCTCCCTGTTCTTGCCCAGGGAAGGAACTGGGTCTTGCTATACAG CACATGGAGGCATGGCATATCTTTATCTACTTTATATAGAAGGAGCATGCTTTGCCCTGGTTACTCACTTTTG GTAGTTGGGGATAAAAAAGGGACTGTTTTTGGTGGTTTAGTAGAGGCCCCATTGCAGCCAACCAGTGCCAAGAAGTATCAG GGGACCAATAATTGCTTTGTTTTCACTAATCTGCACAACCGCCCTGTTATATATCGGCCAACCG CTGTGGGGCTTCGTCTATCCGTCCAAGTACGAGGAAATGCTTACACTCTGCCGAACTGA